A stretch of DNA from Fibrobacter sp. UWB11:
AAGCCATTTGAGCCCATACAATGCCCACATGCTGCACTAAAAATACGCAATACGAAAGCGTCGCAAGTTTTTGAACAGTAAGGTCAATCATCTTATAACGCAACAGGAACGGGGCTACATATAACACCACCACAAACAGAGCAATGGCGGCTACAGCCCCCAAGCAATCTGTATTGATTCGACCGGGGATATCGACAAACGTGAGCACAACAAACACTACAGCCGAAACCAAAACGAGTCGCAAATCTTTTAAACGATCCAAGTTTTCGACCAGCATAAAACCGATGCAAAATTTCAAAGATAAAGTCACAGGTAAGGCACCAAACACATCATCATATTCTGCAGGAATCAAGTATTGACAAGAATAAAGCACCGCAAGAGTAGACAATGTCAAATAAGGCCTATGATGGTAGCATTTGGCAAGCAACGGGAACAATAAGTACAAAATTACAATGGCCCCAACAAACCAATCACCGCAAAAAACATAGGTATCAACGCCATACTGCCGAACGTAGCCATCAAAGCCCACTATCGTAAACAACAGCTTAAGCGGATGCCCCATAAAGAATACGTTGCCATCCGCCATAAAATGGCGGATCATCGTCAAGGGAATATAAAGGCTCAAAATCCAAAACGGCGGATAGATTGTCTTGAAACGCTTTATATAAAATTCTTTAAAAGCACCTTTTTCAGAAAAACCGATTGTTCCATACTTTTTATAAAGTAGCCCTCCTGAAAGAGCTATAAAAAGTGTAACAGCAATATTCCCAAAATCATAGTTTACTGTTGTGCAGAACAAATTAAAGCAAGGGATACCCTCTGCTACATATTGCAATGCGAAATGGTATGTAACCACAAACAACATCGCCAACACACGCAAAACATCTAATTCTTGAATACGTTTTTGCATAAAGTTAAAATAGCAAACTAATTAAAAAAAGAAATCCCACAGTTGCCTGCGGGATTCCTTTAAGCTTTAGTTTGAAACCAAATTAAGCTTCAGCTTCTTCGGACTTTTCAGCCTTCTTCTTGGAAGCCTTCTTCTTCGGAGCAACAGCTTCGCCAATCGTGGTGCCGTTTTCGCCCGGCTTGTGGGAGTCCATCCAAGCCTTGAGTTCAGCGGATTCACGGTTCTTGAAGTAGTCAACAACGGAGAGATAGATCTTGCGGTTGTTCTGGTCGATTTCAGTGACAACAGCCGGAACTTCGTCGCCAACCTTGAATGCATCGGCCGGAACCTTGATGTATTCAGCGGTGAGCTTGGAGACCGGGATGAAGCCTTCGATACCGTCAGCGAGTTCAACCACGACGCCGCGGTCGAGCATGCGAACGATCTTGCCCTTGACTTCAGAGTCAACCGGGTAGGTGGAATCGATAGAATCCCACGGGTCTTCGGTGAGGTGCTTCATGGAGAGAGAAATGCGGCGCTTTTCCTTATCGACGGCGAGAACGACGCATTCAACCTTGTCACCCTTCTTGACCATTTCGTTCGGGTGGGTGATCTTCTTGGTCCAGGACATGTCAGAGACGTGGATGAGACCATCAACACCTTCCTTGATTTCGACGAATGCGCCGAAGGAAGCGATGTTGCGGATTTCACCGACGACACGTGCGCCCGGCGGAAGTTCGGTTTCGATAGAATCCCACGGATCAGATTCGAGCTGCTTCATGCCGAGAGAGATACGTTCTGCATCTTCTTCAACCTTGAGAACAACAGCTTCGACTTCCTGACCGACGGTGAGGATTTTGGACGGGTGCTTGACGTGCTGGGTCCAGGACATTTCAGAAACGTGGATGAGACCTTCAACACCGCTGTCGAGTTCGACGAATGCACCGTAATCAGTGATGGAAACAACCTTACCCTTAACGATAGCGCCTTCCGGATAACGTTCGGCGATATCCTTCCACGGATGCGGCTTAAGCTGCTTCATGCCGAGAGAGATGCGTTCCTTCTTGTCGTTGAAGTCGAGAACCATGACTTCGACTTCCTGACCGAGCTGGAGCATTTCGGACGGGTGGTTGATGCGCTTGTAGCTCATGTCGGTGATGTGGAGGAGGCCATCTACGCCGCCAAGGTCGATGAATGCACCGAAGTCGGTGATGTTCTTGACGATACCCTTGCGGACCTGGTTCTTCTCGAGAGTTTCGAGAACGTCGCCACGCTGCTTGTTGCGTTCTTCTTCGAGAACAACACGGCGAGAAACGACGATGTTGCGACGAGCCTTGTTGACCTTGATAACCTTGAGGTCGAATTCCTGGCCGATAAGAGCGTTGATGTCCGGAATCTGACGGAGGTCGATCTGAGAGCCCGGGAGGAAGGCATCGATACCAAAGAGGTCGACGACAACGCCGCCCTTGATGCGCTTCGTGAGAGTGCCGCGTACGACTTCGTTGTTTTCGAATGCAGCGTGGATGCGATCCCACACGCGAACGAAGTCAGCCTTCTGCTTGGAGAGGATGAGGCGACCGTCTTCGTCTTCGAGCTTTTCGACGAACACTTCGATTTCGGAACCGAGTTCGAGAGAATCAGTATCCTTGAATTCGGCGCGATCAATAACGCCTTCGGACTTGTAGTTCACGTCGACGAGAACTTCCTGTTCGTTCACCTGGCTAATCTTACCCGTGACGAGCTTGCCCTGTTCGAGGCAGCCCATGCCGGCATAGACGTCAGCGTTGGCCTTGCGGAAGTCCGGGGAGCATTCACCCTGAGCGGCGAGAATTTCTTCGAGATCTTCTTGAGTTCCGAATTTGAGATTTTGAGACATATTAGTTAATTGGGTTGTGGTAACAAAGGATTCAGGCTACGCCACTACACCTACGTAGTCGAGAATCTTTTGAACCTGTTGTTCGATTGAGATGTGTGTAGTGTCAATTTCAATAGCATCGTCCGCCTTCTTTAACGGGGCGGTCGCACGAGAGGAGTCCAGGCGGTCGCGTTCGACCAAATTGTTAAGGACTTCTTCGAGGGTAACTTTTTCGCCTTTTTCAAGGAGTTCCTTGTAGCGGCGTTCGGCGCGGACCTTCACGTCCGTCACCATGAAAAACTTGTACTTCGCGTCGGGGAAAACGACCGTTCCGATATCGCGGCCATCCAGAATGCAGCTCTGCTTCTTGCCGATTTCGCGCTGCTGCTTGGTCATCGCGGCGCGGACCGACGGGAGGGCGCAGTAGATGCTCACATTGCTCGATACGCGCATGCCACGGATTTCAGATTCGCGGCAGACACCGTTAATGAGGATGTGGTTTTCGGAATCGAACCCGAGCGTGAGGTTAGAGAGCAATTCGTCCATTGCCGGGCCTTCTTCAGCAGCAAGGCCAGCATCGAGAGCGGCAAGCGTCACGGCGCGGTACATCGCACCTGTGTCGAGGTAGGTAATGCCCAATTTCTTTGCAATAATCTTTGCAGTGGTACTCTTGCCAGTGCCAGAACCCCCATCAAGGGCAATAACGAATTGTTCAGAATTACTCATGAGTGGGGCATAAGATAGAAAAAGTAGGCAGTAGGCAGAAGGCCGTTGACAGTAAATGTAAGCGAAAAAGCCCCTTATTTGCCCCTTTTTTAATAGTAGTAGTCGTAATCTCGGTAATAGTAGTAAGCTCTGCCCTCGTAACTATCAATATAGACGAGCTCGGAGCCATCTTCATAGATAGTCATCCTTACATCGTCCCCTACAAAATCATAATAGCGATCCCCATGATCATAACCCACATCGTACTCACCCGGATCGTAATACGAGCATTCACCATCGACGCAAAGAGTTACATAACCATCGCGAGTCACCTGCAAACGCGCCCCCACAGACGGAGACAAGGAGTAATAATCGGTACAGTCGTAAGAGCCAAAGGAATCATAACGACAGTCAACCCCATAATAGTAACGGTAACTTCTGTTGATTGAGGCGCCACCGTCATTAGGGCCAACACTCCAATCCCCACCACAAGCCACAAGAGCAAGGGCAATCAGCAAAAACGGAAGAGCAGAGAATCTTTTCATGGGGCACTCCTAAAAAAAATCCCTCGAACATGTCGAGGGATTATAATCTACAAAAATTGAACTCAGACGATTCGATTACCTGTAAGAACCATTGTAGGTTTCTTCGGTCGTGCCATCGTCACGGGTTGCTTCCGGAGCGAGGAGTTCACCGGTGCTGCCATACTTACGCTTTTCGTCGTCGGTAAGGCGGTTGGTGAGAACTTCGACCTGCTGTTCCTGGTGAGCAGTAGCTTCTTCTTCCTGAAGAATCTTCTGACCTTCTTCAAGACGGCGCTTGATGCGATCGTCTTCCATCTGCTTCAGGTTCGTACCGACCTTAGCCTGATCTTCAGAAACCTTGTAGCGTTCGTTGGTTTCGTCCATCACAGCCTTGATACCCACGAGACGGCCATCGCTATCGACGCTAAGTCCGGCCTTGCGGAGTGTAGAAAGCGGAAGACGGCTTGCTGCAGTCTGGTATTCCGGCAAAAATTCATAGCCGTCCGAAGTGCCAATCAGGCGTGCTTCGTCCGGAGTCACATAGTTAAGAGCTTCTTGCCAGCGAGAGCTCTGGACACTAGAGGTAAACGACACGAGGGCATTATCCAAAGCCTCGCCATTATCTTCCTGCGGGGTGCCAGCGCAACCCAAAAGGAACAAACTCATTGCAGACAAAAGAACTAATAATTTTTTCATGGGGTACTCCTCCGAAAAAAATCCTATCAAAATATACACATATTTCTCACATTTTTTTTAAGTTGTTCCGTTTTTTACTTAAAATGTACCCAAATTCGGCATTTTGCGATTTATCCCCCTATCTTTTTCTACATTACCTCTACCGTATGAATGAAGTCAATTCTCAGTCTGAAGAAATCAATAAAACCGTAACGGGTGATAAGTCCGACGTTTACCGTATCCACACCAAAGACAACAGAGAAATCGTCCTCGTCGGGACCGCCCACATTTCGCAAGTATCCAAAGATCTTGTTCATGAAACCATCGAAACCGAATCCCCGGACACCGTCTGCGTGGAACTCGACGAAGGCCGTCTCAAGTCCATCCAAGACCCGAACCGTTGGAAGAATACAGACCTGAGAGACGTCATCCGCAAAAAGCAACTCGCCACCCTCATTGCAAACCTTGTTCTCGGCTCTTACCAAAAGCGCATGGGCGCACAGACAGGAGTCAAACCGGGTTCCGAACTGAAGGAAGCGGTCGACGTTGCAAACGAAAAAAATATTCCCATCGTGCTCGCGGACCGCGATATCAAGATCACGCTCAAACGAACCTGGGCCTGCACTCCGTGGTACCGTAAGTTCAACTTGCTCGGCGGGCTATTCGCAAGCATTTTCGACAAAACCGAGATTAGCGAAGAAGAACTCCAGAGAATCAAGGAGAAGGACGCCCTCAACTCCATGATGCAGGAGTTCGGAAAGACGTTCCCCGAAGTTAAGCAAGTGCTCATCGACGAACGCGACCAGTTCCTCGCAAGCAAAATCAAGAACGCTCCAGGCGACAAGGTCGTGGCTGTTGTGGGCGCAGGGCACATGCGCGGCATCGCAAGCATCATCGAAGAAGACAAGGAACTGCCGAGCGAGGAATCCATTTCTGTCATCCCGAAGGGAACGGCCATCTGGAAGATCATCGGTTGGACCATCACGCTCGCAATTATCGCAAGCATCGTGCTCGTTGGCTATTTCGCAGGAATCGAGAAGGCCGGACAGTTGAGCCTGCAGTGGGCCATGCTGACTGGCGGTGGCGCCATGCTCGGTGCAATCATCGCAGGTGGCCATCCGTTGACCGTACTTGTGGCGCTGGTCATGGCTCCGTTTACGGGGCTTACACCGCTTATCGGCGTCGGATTCTTTACAGCACTGACGCAGGTTTACGTACGACCGCCGCGCGTCTCCGAAATGGAAACACTAACAGACGACATTTGGCAGGTCAAGCGCTGGTGGAAGAACCGCGTGACGAGAGTCATCCTCTGCTTCTTGTGCCCAGGCATTCCGGCCATCATCGGAAAGATTCTCGCCATACTCAAGATTTATCAGGCGTTCTAGTTTAGTAGGCGTCAGGAATTAGGTTTTAGGGATTAGGAAATTTGTACAAAAAGTCCGCTAGAAAACGCGGACTTTTTTAGTTTGTATAAATTTACCACGTCACCACCTTATTCACAACTTCACGTTGTTCACTTGCAGTCTGGCGCAAATATATACGTGTAGTTTCGATATGTTCGTGCCCCATAAGGTCAGCAAGC
This window harbors:
- a CDS encoding 30S ribosomal protein S1; amino-acid sequence: MSQNLKFGTQEDLEEILAAQGECSPDFRKANADVYAGMGCLEQGKLVTGKISQVNEQEVLVDVNYKSEGVIDRAEFKDTDSLELGSEIEVFVEKLEDEDGRLILSKQKADFVRVWDRIHAAFENNEVVRGTLTKRIKGGVVVDLFGIDAFLPGSQIDLRQIPDINALIGQEFDLKVIKVNKARRNIVVSRRVVLEEERNKQRGDVLETLEKNQVRKGIVKNITDFGAFIDLGGVDGLLHITDMSYKRINHPSEMLQLGQEVEVMVLDFNDKKERISLGMKQLKPHPWKDIAERYPEGAIVKGKVVSITDYGAFVELDSGVEGLIHVSEMSWTQHVKHPSKILTVGQEVEAVVLKVEEDAERISLGMKQLESDPWDSIETELPPGARVVGEIRNIASFGAFVEIKEGVDGLIHVSDMSWTKKITHPNEMVKKGDKVECVVLAVDKEKRRISLSMKHLTEDPWDSIDSTYPVDSEVKGKIVRMLDRGVVVELADGIEGFIPVSKLTAEYIKVPADAFKVGDEVPAVVTEIDQNNRKIYLSVVDYFKNRESAELKAWMDSHKPGENGTTIGEAVAPKKKASKKKAEKSEEAEA
- a CDS encoding TraB/GumN family protein encodes the protein MNEVNSQSEEINKTVTGDKSDVYRIHTKDNREIVLVGTAHISQVSKDLVHETIETESPDTVCVELDEGRLKSIQDPNRWKNTDLRDVIRKKQLATLIANLVLGSYQKRMGAQTGVKPGSELKEAVDVANEKNIPIVLADRDIKITLKRTWACTPWYRKFNLLGGLFASIFDKTEISEEELQRIKEKDALNSMMQEFGKTFPEVKQVLIDERDQFLASKIKNAPGDKVVAVVGAGHMRGIASIIEEDKELPSEESISVIPKGTAIWKIIGWTITLAIIASIVLVGYFAGIEKAGQLSLQWAMLTGGGAMLGAIIAGGHPLTVLVALVMAPFTGLTPLIGVGFFTALTQVYVRPPRVSEMETLTDDIWQVKRWWKNRVTRVILCFLCPGIPAIIGKILAILKIYQAF
- a CDS encoding acyltransferase family protein, whose product is MQKRIQELDVLRVLAMLFVVTYHFALQYVAEGIPCFNLFCTTVNYDFGNIAVTLFIALSGGLLYKKYGTIGFSEKGAFKEFYIKRFKTIYPPFWILSLYIPLTMIRHFMADGNVFFMGHPLKLLFTIVGFDGYVRQYGVDTYVFCGDWFVGAIVILYLLFPLLAKCYHHRPYLTLSTLAVLYSCQYLIPAEYDDVFGALPVTLSLKFCIGFMLVENLDRLKDLRLVLVSAVVFVVLTFVDIPGRINTDCLGAVAAIALFVVVLYVAPFLLRYKMIDLTVQKLATLSYCVFLVQHVGIVWAQMAFVKIFERMHWNFTEWNVMVLLGLTMGVILIASWILKRISDAVVKFFSRFAQSP
- the cmk gene encoding (d)CMP kinase, which produces MSNSEQFVIALDGGSGTGKSTTAKIIAKKLGITYLDTGAMYRAVTLAALDAGLAAEEGPAMDELLSNLTLGFDSENHILINGVCRESEIRGMRVSSNVSIYCALPSVRAAMTKQQREIGKKQSCILDGRDIGTVVFPDAKYKFFMVTDVKVRAERRYKELLEKGEKVTLEEVLNNLVERDRLDSSRATAPLKKADDAIEIDTTHISIEQQVQKILDYVGVVA